The proteins below are encoded in one region of Hordeum vulgare subsp. vulgare chromosome 3H, MorexV3_pseudomolecules_assembly, whole genome shotgun sequence:
- the LOC123442365 gene encoding cell division cycle protein 123 homolog, producing MLLEELLRCQIQQWYPLFRRHTVPTAIIPLPPAFLRYLAGRPAYPDGADEGEQGPPLPFVLPTLTSGRAPFPPLQGHFPDPVSLLDRDNTDPLFDSDSDDEGPPPPAFPELEAAVDSAIADLGGAALPKLNWSAPKDAVFMAADGTVRCTCFAEVAMLLRASDCVAHDLVSARPSCQDFVRAKPVRRNATQGSRETINGAGVLSDHSDVIDGQEEDDGQVCSDDETWVDDGFQYYLALRKWYSGLRPESEFRCFVRGRKLVGVSQRDPSAYYPSLPGWSAEVQPKIEDFFEDVVEPQFASENYTFDVYVRADGRVKLIDFNPWGGYTLPLLFTWEELEEEQRGEEELEFRVVMQQGAVRPGLMTAIPYDMLDWGEGSGWDVFLKKAGNELDRQMASLGVDS from the coding sequence ATGCTGCTGGAGGAGCTGCTCCGCTGCCAGATCCAGCAGTGGTACCCGTTGTTCCGGCGCCACACGGTCCCCACCGCCATCATCCCGCTCCCGCCCGCCTTCCTCCGCTACCTCGCCGGCCGGCCCGCCTACCCCGACGGCGCGGACGAGGGCGAGCAGGGGCCGCCGCTCCCCTTCGTCCTCCCGACGCTCACCTCCGGCCGCGCCCCCTTCCCGCCGCTCCAGGGCCACTTCCCGGACCCCGTCTCCCTCCTCGACCGCGACAACACCGACCCACTCTTCGACTCCGACTCCGACGACGAGGGCCCGCCCCCGCCCGCGTTCCCGGAGCTCGAGGCCGCGGTGGACTCCGCCATCGCCGACCTCGGCGGCGCCGCGCTCCCCAAGCTCAACTGGAGCGCGCCCAAAGACGCCGTCTTCATGGCCGCCGACGGCACCGTCCGCTGCACCTGCTTCGCCGAGGTCGCCATGCTGCTCCGCGCCTCCGACTGCGTCGCCCACGACCTCGTCTCCGCGCGCCCCTCCTGCCAGGACTTCGTGCGCGCCAAGCCTGTTCGACGGAATGCCACACAAGGCAGTCGTGAGACCATCAATGGTGCAGGTGTTCTGAGTGAtcacagtgatgtgattgatgggCAGGAAGAGGATGATGGACAAGTATGCAGTGATGATGAGACTTGGGTGGACGACGGGTTCCAGTACTACCTCGCCCTCCGCAAGTGGTACTCAGGCCTCCGCCCCGAGTCAGAGTTCCGTTGCTTTGTGCGGGGGCGGAAGCTGGTCGGCGTGTCGCAGAGGGACCCGTCTGCCTACTACCCTTCGCTGCCTGGGTGGAGTGCTGAGGTGCAGCCCAAGATCGAGGACTTCTTCGAAGATGTCGTGGAGCCACAATTTGCTTCAGAGAATTATACGTTTGATGTGTACGTGAGAGCCGATGGTCGGGTGAAGCTGATTGACTTCAATCCATGGGGTGGCTATACCTTGCCGCTGCTGTTCACATGGGAGGAGCTTGAGGAGGAgcagagaggagaggaagagcTGGAGTTTCGAGTGGTGATGCAGCAGGGTGCAGTGAGGCCAGGGTTAATGACAGCAATACCGTATGATATGCTGGATTGGGGGGAAGGTAGTGGCTGGGATGTTTTTcttaagaaggctggcaatgaaCTCGACAGACAGATGGCATCATTAGGTGTCGATTCGTAG